Proteins from a genomic interval of Corynebacterium freiburgense:
- a CDS encoding MFS transporter: MNTVATVNTQQTHKWWVLVILATGLSLIVLDATIVGVSMPSIMHELELSLVDAQRVTALYNTVLAALLLASGRLGDRVGRKHTFVAGLGFFLAGSVLAALSTTAWALIGGRIIQGIGGALILPSTLSTVNALFRGKDRASAFGVWGAVISGAAAVGPLAGGMITQWAHWRWIFWVNVPLGLLLMIVALRIVPNTRGDATPGFDWIGLVLSAVGFGGLVHGIIQKDITITVLSCLVLLAFIVWERLRLQQQKAVLLDLSMLQVATFTWGNLTAMMVAIGEFGLVFVLPLFLISGMNLSTLTAGAVLAAMAVGAFLSGAMARHLAAAIGPSGVVMLGLVLEVFGALQLAAEERADQQLWLVAFALVIYGVGLGLASAQLTSLVLGDVPAKNSGQAAAAQSTIRQIGSALGTAIMGTVLSWALKAYVSGPGADAVIASGGAALTGMRQHMDVTTLVQGFADATRITLYVTVAFIALGFICSLMVRRYSANSRVE; encoded by the coding sequence ATGAACACTGTTGCCACCGTGAATACGCAGCAAACACATAAATGGTGGGTGCTTGTCATCCTCGCTACTGGGCTTTCGCTTATTGTGCTGGATGCGACGATTGTTGGTGTGTCGATGCCGTCGATTATGCATGAGCTTGAGTTGAGTTTGGTGGATGCGCAGCGCGTGACGGCGCTGTATAACACGGTGTTGGCGGCGTTGCTGCTTGCTTCGGGACGGTTGGGGGATCGTGTGGGTCGCAAACATACGTTTGTGGCTGGTTTGGGGTTTTTCCTGGCTGGATCCGTACTCGCCGCGCTTTCTACCACCGCGTGGGCACTGATTGGCGGTCGGATTATCCAGGGTATTGGTGGTGCGTTGATTTTGCCTTCGACTCTTTCCACCGTGAACGCGTTGTTCCGGGGCAAGGATCGCGCCTCCGCGTTTGGCGTGTGGGGTGCCGTTATTTCTGGTGCCGCGGCGGTTGGGCCGTTGGCTGGAGGAATGATCACACAATGGGCGCATTGGCGTTGGATTTTCTGGGTGAACGTGCCACTGGGCCTGCTATTGATGATTGTTGCGCTGCGCATTGTGCCGAATACGCGCGGTGATGCCACCCCGGGTTTCGACTGGATTGGTCTAGTCCTGTCTGCCGTTGGTTTCGGTGGACTTGTTCATGGGATTATCCAAAAGGACATCACCATTACTGTACTCTCCTGCCTGGTGTTGCTGGCGTTTATTGTCTGGGAGCGCTTACGTCTGCAACAACAAAAGGCCGTGCTTCTCGACCTCTCCATGCTGCAAGTAGCCACCTTTACCTGGGGAAACCTCACGGCAATGATGGTGGCCATCGGTGAATTCGGGTTGGTATTTGTACTGCCGCTATTCCTGATTTCCGGTATGAACCTGTCCACACTGACGGCGGGCGCGGTGCTTGCAGCGATGGCCGTCGGGGCGTTTCTTTCCGGGGCCATGGCCAGGCATTTAGCCGCCGCGATCGGCCCGTCAGGAGTGGTCATGCTGGGGTTAGTCCTTGAAGTGTTTGGTGCCTTACAACTCGCCGCCGAAGAACGTGCAGACCAGCAACTTTGGCTGGTGGCGTTTGCACTCGTGATCTACGGCGTGGGGCTCGGCTTGGCCAGCGCGCAACTCACCAGCCTGGTACTTGGCGACGTTCCGGCGAAAAACTCCGGCCAGGCGGCGGCTGCACAGTCGACAATCCGGCAGATCGGCTCCGCCTTAGGAACAGCAATCATGGGCACCGTACTATCCTGGGCCCTGAAAGCTTACGTCTCCGGCCCGGGTGCCGACGCCGTGATCGCTTCAGGTGGTGCAGCACTCACCGGCATGCGTCAACACATGGACGTAACAACACTCGTCCAAGGATTCGCAGACGCTACACGAATAACCCTGTACGTAACCGTCGCATTCATCGCCCTCGGCTTCATATGCTCACTCATGGTACGACGGTATAGTGCGAATAGTCGGGTGGAATAA
- a CDS encoding PIN-like domain-containing protein, with amino-acid sequence MNSEGLLDIKKTDFNDAFVGELVEEVGSNVGLVDSIEDLIKKVDSPGLSTSDWKRLCEKIKERKFKRCNIILSTDTNILKQLYYYQESNLKYLISNFLELPKNAEVSESTIITIFPGQAYVEFCNNYRAFSKESLNKYKVLFKKMVKECENFEKEIDELINIGFISRNDITNFKEKVDEWDGSIDQEYPIHENRPTDYWSQIFGNDLFVSFVPRSRFMEIAKSRFSCKIPPGWEDYKTKNEQGFGDFFCWLDLIGGVRSLDYSKKVDSCEENLDVVLFLSNDTKADWNMGEKIHPYLSAEFKSLTKFDIVKMTDKQFIKFVKQLQEYINEQRQNSLK; translated from the coding sequence ATGAATTCTGAAGGGTTATTGGATATTAAAAAGACGGATTTTAATGATGCATTCGTCGGCGAATTGGTGGAAGAAGTCGGTTCGAATGTCGGTTTAGTTGATTCGATTGAAGATTTGATTAAAAAGGTTGACTCTCCTGGCCTTAGTACATCTGATTGGAAACGGTTATGTGAAAAAATTAAAGAGCGGAAATTTAAGCGTTGCAATATAATACTTTCGACGGACACTAATATATTAAAACAGCTTTATTATTATCAAGAATCTAATTTAAAATATTTGATTTCTAACTTTTTAGAGTTGCCCAAAAATGCAGAGGTCTCAGAGTCGACCATAATTACAATTTTTCCTGGTCAAGCCTATGTTGAATTTTGTAATAATTACCGCGCCTTCTCTAAAGAAAGTTTAAACAAGTATAAAGTGCTGTTTAAAAAAATGGTAAAAGAATGCGAAAATTTCGAAAAAGAAATTGATGAGTTAATCAATATTGGATTTATTTCACGCAATGACATTACCAATTTTAAAGAAAAAGTTGACGAATGGGATGGCTCCATTGACCAAGAGTACCCAATTCATGAGAATCGTCCTACGGACTATTGGTCACAAATCTTCGGAAATGATTTGTTCGTCAGCTTTGTGCCTCGCAGTCGTTTTATGGAAATTGCTAAGTCGCGTTTTTCCTGCAAAATTCCTCCTGGATGGGAAGATTATAAAACCAAAAATGAACAAGGATTTGGCGATTTTTTTTGTTGGTTGGATTTGATCGGCGGAGTTAGAAGTTTGGATTATTCAAAAAAAGTCGATAGTTGCGAAGAAAATTTAGATGTCGTTTTATTTCTCTCAAACGATACCAAAGCGGATTGGAATATGGGTGAAAAAATACATCCTTACTTAAGCGCAGAGTTTAAGTCACTTACTAAGTTTGATATTGTCAAAATGACCGATAAGCAATTTATCAAATTTGTAAAACAATTGCAAGAATATATTAATGAACAACGACAAAATTCATTAAAGTGA
- a CDS encoding 3'-5' exonuclease — MAEFSLHKALKVDGSLYAKVFNFIQKLVQDPTLPGLHIEPVQNCRDPRVRTGRVNDQYRAVMFELTAKGKQHFVLVDVLNHDDAYVKAERIRLEINPINGITQLIEETVPPRDVVKRPKVIAKPKKFTPGEVLRNAGITPEALQNELGVTPATANHVFELGHEDDIETEFALSPAWERDALTGLLAGYTINEVRDSLSIETGVGAGDTQGDTERDDERIIEGLQHPAAALEFKYDANQEDLEAIISQGDFNAWRIFVHPEQQHVINANYSGSARVTGGAGTGKTVVTLHRANRLAADGRKRVLLTTYTRSLADSLTSHMNVLNPEYTAASKPGAPGLWISGIDALIAHIIKHASAEAIRDANEAVLGSPETYRLQALDNQTEQQLWEECLGFVETKLSPELTHPTFLAQEYEAVVLANGIKDQKEYLKVPRPGRGTPLSRTARKDMWNIISAFRRKCSTLGRATFPTLAAIAAHILERRATISNTNPDGLVTQVGAAPEQQRLFDHVLIDEAQDFHAGHWKFLRACVAPGPNDIFLAEDAHQRIYGQRLTLSHFGISTLGGASRKLTLNYRTTKETLEYAVRILEGQQWISSTNEEDSITGYRSARSGPEPLIVEVTNLNQEIAAAANQIKHWTAENPNAHIGILTRSTYAIKQIIAGLEEHELQGSTTRKTQTTDNTPISVMTMHNAKGLEFTHVILMGINAKSVPQRHQLQGLGEAETADQILRERALLYVAASRARDALMVTVSGERSELMPKVNSKNSI, encoded by the coding sequence ATGGCAGAGTTTTCCCTCCATAAGGCACTCAAAGTTGACGGCAGCCTGTACGCGAAAGTCTTCAATTTCATTCAAAAACTTGTACAAGATCCCACTCTGCCGGGGCTACATATCGAGCCAGTGCAAAACTGCCGCGACCCCCGAGTACGCACGGGCCGCGTCAACGATCAGTACCGCGCCGTTATGTTCGAACTCACCGCAAAAGGCAAACAACATTTTGTACTCGTTGACGTCCTTAACCACGATGACGCATACGTTAAAGCCGAGCGGATTCGCCTTGAAATCAACCCCATTAACGGCATTACGCAACTTATTGAGGAAACGGTGCCGCCACGGGACGTCGTTAAACGCCCGAAAGTAATAGCGAAACCGAAGAAATTTACACCGGGTGAAGTATTGCGAAATGCTGGTATCACACCAGAAGCACTGCAAAACGAATTGGGCGTCACCCCAGCCACGGCCAATCATGTGTTCGAGCTTGGGCATGAAGATGATATAGAAACTGAATTCGCGCTATCACCAGCATGGGAACGTGATGCCCTCACTGGACTGTTAGCCGGATACACCATTAATGAAGTTCGGGATTCTTTAAGTATTGAAACCGGAGTTGGTGCGGGTGACACTCAGGGTGATACCGAACGTGATGACGAAAGAATCATCGAAGGTCTCCAACACCCGGCAGCCGCACTGGAGTTCAAATACGACGCAAACCAAGAAGACTTAGAAGCAATTATTAGCCAAGGCGACTTCAACGCTTGGCGAATCTTTGTTCATCCCGAACAGCAGCACGTAATCAACGCCAACTACTCCGGATCCGCCCGCGTCACCGGAGGCGCCGGCACCGGAAAAACCGTGGTGACACTACACCGCGCCAATCGACTCGCCGCAGACGGCCGCAAACGTGTGCTATTAACCACCTACACCCGCAGCCTCGCCGACTCCCTCACCTCACACATGAACGTACTCAACCCCGAGTACACCGCCGCGAGCAAACCCGGCGCCCCCGGACTCTGGATCTCAGGTATCGACGCCCTTATCGCACACATAATCAAACACGCCAGCGCCGAAGCAATCAGAGACGCAAACGAAGCCGTCCTCGGAAGCCCCGAAACATACCGACTCCAAGCATTAGATAACCAAACTGAACAACAACTCTGGGAAGAATGCCTCGGATTCGTAGAAACCAAACTCTCCCCAGAACTCACACACCCAACATTCCTGGCACAAGAATACGAAGCCGTAGTGCTCGCGAACGGCATTAAAGACCAGAAAGAATATTTGAAAGTCCCGCGCCCCGGACGAGGCACACCACTCAGCCGAACAGCACGAAAAGACATGTGGAACATCATCTCCGCATTCCGGCGCAAATGCTCCACCCTTGGCCGCGCCACATTCCCCACACTCGCAGCCATCGCCGCACACATCCTAGAACGCCGAGCAACAATATCCAACACGAATCCGGATGGGTTGGTTACGCAAGTAGGTGCAGCACCCGAACAACAAAGACTATTCGACCACGTCCTAATCGACGAAGCCCAAGACTTCCACGCCGGACACTGGAAATTCCTCCGCGCATGCGTAGCCCCCGGCCCCAACGACATCTTCCTCGCCGAAGACGCACACCAACGCATCTACGGACAACGACTAACCCTAAGCCACTTCGGAATATCGACCCTGGGTGGAGCATCACGAAAACTCACACTCAATTACCGCACCACCAAAGAAACCCTCGAATACGCCGTACGCATCCTCGAAGGCCAACAATGGATCTCCTCCACCAATGAAGAAGACAGCATCACCGGATATCGATCCGCACGATCCGGACCAGAACCACTCATCGTTGAAGTAACAAACCTCAACCAAGAAATCGCAGCAGCCGCCAACCAAATCAAACACTGGACCGCCGAAAACCCAAACGCACACATCGGCATACTCACCCGATCCACCTACGCAATCAAACAAATCATCGCCGGGCTCGAAGAACACGAACTCCAAGGCTCCACAACACGCAAAACACAAACCACCGATAACACCCCCATCAGCGTCATGACCATGCACAACGCCAAAGGCCTCGAATTCACCCACGTCATACTCATGGGCATCAATGCAAAGTCAGTGCCACAACGACACCAACTCCAAGGACTCGGAGAAGCCGAAACAGCAGACCAAATCCTACGAGAACGGGCGCTACTGTACGTTGCCGCATCGCGAGCTAGGGATGCTTTAATGGTTACTGTGAGTGGGGAAAGGTCGGAGTTGATGCCGAAAGTCAATTCCAAAAACTCAATATAG
- a CDS encoding winged helix-turn-helix transcriptional regulator — protein MIVTIAEAKLRFGDSKTRFEGISGKVRTDTLRALERGGIVPREKYAEIPPRVMYELTPLGKTLLVPLAALTEWAEIYTCEVMLERQKYDELQEGL, from the coding sequence ATGATCGTCACCATCGCTGAGGCTAAACTCCGCTTCGGAGATAGCAAGACGAGATTTGAAGGCATTAGCGGCAAAGTCCGCACAGACACATTGCGTGCACTGGAACGAGGCGGCATCGTCCCCCGTGAGAAGTACGCCGAAATCCCACCACGAGTAATGTACGAATTAACACCCCTCGGTAAAACCCTGCTTGTCCCCCTGGCGGCACTCACCGAATGGGCAGAAATATACACGTGTGAAGTAATGTTGGAACGGCAAAAATACGATGAACTGCAAGAAGGATTATGA
- a CDS encoding DUF262 domain-containing protein has protein sequence MITFSTNTTNFKALMASSKYNVPIYQRKYSWRLKVEVEDFWNDLKSAQKEEAYFMGIIILTAHDSDYQDIVDGQQRLISLSLLANAIRLLAVVEKKPLIKRSIRDSLLIGPDYQKDQEVPRLKLNDEKDLQVYDQLLSLDKPEWPSGNDLSNHPMVSAQRYLYEQLKVEIDNGPSFALSDWAKFLTEKVYLSAFVNDDLVSAYKVFEVVNARGRNLTPYDIIKAYVLGSLNQLNEEEIRENKLTDKWIKIQEKFEAIGAEDQLTHFIRHILILRHGYILPRDLYKIVIKYYPGEKVSQLIELLYEHLDRYLGLIDPSLVDNSAPSNFVRISAILDQLNFSTIRPIVIAISYDEQADFYLEELSKIVITRMVVGMFGTGSIEAKFAKAAQNIFQSEHSKIDKAIDSLKELKPSKEQFVERLKARPLQRKLATVVRLSALQESCLPDVDAFLHIVMRNVSIKNNLSSNQSSLTEQYKLLRNIGNTILLKTENRPYGSTDVAKTAEHFKKHIYHREIVNFDDLKCWDVESINQKMEQIVKECSKTWYGEEYEF, from the coding sequence GTGATCACGTTTTCCACAAACACCACCAATTTTAAAGCGTTGATGGCCAGCAGCAAGTATAACGTCCCAATCTACCAGCGAAAATATAGCTGGAGATTAAAAGTAGAAGTTGAAGATTTTTGGAATGATTTGAAATCCGCACAGAAAGAAGAGGCGTATTTCATGGGGATCATAATCTTGACTGCGCATGATTCAGATTATCAAGATATAGTCGATGGTCAGCAAAGGTTAATTTCACTCAGCTTATTAGCAAATGCTATACGTTTACTTGCTGTTGTGGAAAAGAAACCACTAATTAAGCGCTCGATACGAGATAGTTTGTTAATTGGCCCTGACTATCAAAAAGATCAGGAAGTGCCAAGGCTTAAACTTAATGATGAAAAAGATTTACAAGTATATGATCAACTTTTAAGTCTTGACAAACCGGAATGGCCTTCAGGAAATGATCTTTCGAATCATCCAATGGTAAGTGCGCAGCGCTATTTATATGAACAATTAAAAGTTGAGATAGATAATGGACCCTCTTTCGCGTTAAGTGATTGGGCTAAATTTTTAACTGAAAAAGTTTATTTATCAGCGTTCGTAAACGATGATCTAGTGTCTGCTTATAAAGTATTTGAGGTAGTCAATGCCCGCGGCAGGAATTTGACACCTTATGATATAATTAAAGCATACGTCCTCGGGTCATTAAATCAATTAAATGAAGAAGAAATTCGAGAAAATAAACTAACTGATAAGTGGATTAAAATACAAGAAAAATTTGAAGCCATTGGCGCGGAGGATCAACTAACACATTTTATCAGGCATATATTAATATTGCGGCATGGCTACATACTGCCTCGAGATTTATATAAGATAGTGATTAAGTACTATCCAGGCGAAAAAGTATCACAATTAATTGAGCTGTTGTACGAACATCTAGATAGATATTTAGGTTTGATAGATCCCTCGTTGGTAGACAATAGCGCGCCAAGCAATTTTGTTAGAATTAGCGCGATTCTTGACCAATTAAACTTTTCAACAATTCGCCCAATCGTAATCGCAATATCATATGATGAGCAGGCAGATTTCTACTTAGAAGAACTTTCTAAAATCGTTATCACCCGCATGGTGGTGGGGATGTTTGGGACCGGCAGCATTGAAGCGAAGTTTGCAAAAGCAGCTCAAAATATTTTCCAATCAGAACATTCGAAAATTGATAAAGCCATTGATTCTCTTAAAGAACTTAAACCTTCCAAAGAACAGTTTGTCGAGAGATTAAAGGCAAGACCACTTCAGCGAAAGCTTGCGACAGTTGTGCGTTTATCAGCGTTGCAGGAAAGTTGCTTGCCAGACGTCGATGCGTTTCTACATATTGTGATGAGAAATGTTTCCATAAAAAATAACTTATCAAGCAATCAAAGTTCTTTAACCGAACAGTATAAACTTTTACGAAACATAGGCAACACTATTTTGCTAAAAACAGAGAATCGTCCCTACGGGTCGACTGATGTAGCTAAGACAGCTGAACATTTCAAAAAGCATATTTACCATCGCGAAATTGTTAATTTCGATGATTTGAAATGTTGGGACGTCGAGTCTATTAACCAAAAGATGGAACAAATTGTGAAAGAATGTTCTAAAACTTGGTATGGAGAAGAATATGAATTCTGA
- a CDS encoding VOC family protein — translation MPLISTNHPIRIARPTRSLQVAERFWCEGVGLEVLWRTGTDAVGGHALLMVGVPGASWHLELVQDPAALDANPPGPEDLLVVYRGHQVDPAELRLLEQAGGQVVKARNPYWDEYGVTIQDPDGYLLVLSHRTWG, via the coding sequence ATGCCTCTTATCTCCACTAACCACCCGATTCGTATTGCCCGGCCGACTCGCTCGTTGCAGGTAGCTGAGCGTTTTTGGTGTGAGGGTGTTGGCCTTGAGGTGCTTTGGCGTACTGGTACGGATGCGGTCGGGGGTCACGCGTTGTTGATGGTTGGCGTCCCCGGCGCCTCCTGGCATCTGGAGCTTGTCCAGGATCCCGCTGCTTTGGACGCAAATCCACCCGGCCCGGAAGATCTGTTGGTGGTCTACCGCGGGCACCAGGTCGATCCCGCAGAACTGCGCCTTCTCGAACAGGCTGGCGGCCAGGTTGTCAAGGCCCGCAACCCGTATTGGGATGAATACGGTGTAACAATCCAGGACCCAGACGGTTATCTTCTGGTCCTTTCCCACCGCACCTGGGGCTAG